GGGCCGCCAGGCGCGGGCACTTACAAGTTCGGTGAAGGGGCGAGGACGCAAGGATGGCGACAGTTGTTGCACACAAAAACGAAGCACCGGCGGAGGCGCGAGTCAAAGCAGCTTGGGACATAGAATCTGGGGACAGAGAAGAGAATTCCTGGGCTGGGCTAGAAGGTCACGGTGAGCGGCAGGGTGCCGGTGACAGTGGAGGTTGCACCTGGACACAGGCTTGAACACATGGCTGTGATGTTGGTTGAGCCGAGGCCTTTGGTTGTCAGGAATCCGGTGGTGTCAATAGTGGCAACTGAGCCCGAGCTGGACCCCCAGGTCAGGTGGGTATCTTGCGTGAGGTCCTGGCTGCTGCCGTCGCTGTAGTTTCCGGTGGCGACCATCTGCTCGGTTTGACCGAGTGAAAGCAATGGTTCACCTGAACCTGTACACGGGTTGTTGGGATCGCAGGAGACGGTAATGCTCTGCAAAACCGCCGGATTCACCGTTAGGGCGCCGCAATTTCCGCCTCCGCTGGGGCAAGACACACTGCCTAAAGTTGCCGTGATGGTTGCCGACCCACCAGAGACCGCCGTTGCCAGTCCGTTTTGATCAACGGTTGCGACATTGACGTGATTACTAGACCACGCGGGGCCGAAAGCTGTTAAAAGTTGAGTGGTGCCGCCGTAGTTTGCAGTGGCCGAGAACTGCTGTTGGCTGCCGGGGCTGATGTTTGCCGAGGGCGGGTTGACGCTGATCGAACTGACGGTGATGACGGTCAGAGGCGGCGATGCTGATCCAGCCTTGCCGCTAGTGGGATCCGTGGCGGTGATGGTTACGGTGCCTGCGGTAACCCCGGTGGCTTCGCCGGGCGAATTCGGATCATTGATCGTAGCCACAGTGGCGTCCGTTGAACTCCAATTCACGAAGCTGGTGATGTCAGGATGAGTGTTGTCGCTATAGTTCCCTATCGCCTGAAATTGCTGTGTACCTGCAATGGGAATCGTTGTGTTTGAAGACGGTGGATTGGTCGGCACCGGACTCACCGCCGTAACGGTGATGGAATTCAGCGCAGCACTCGTAACCGTGAAGACAGTGAACGCCTGGAATCCGTTGTAGGTAGCACCGATGTTGGTCGTGCCGATGGCTGAGTTCGTGGTGCTCGCCAGTCCCGAAGTCGAGCCAATCGTGGCGACCGAGGTGTTGGAGGAAGCCCACACCGGACTGCCCGCTCCGCTGTTGGGGACCGTAACCGTTCCATCGGTGTAATGGGCCCTTACCGTGAACTGCTGGAAGGTTCCCTTGGGTTGCGTCGGGGTTGCCGGGGAGACGCTAATTGACTTGAGCACATGAGCTGTAACCGTCAACACGATCAAATTTGAAGTCACGAGATTATTGGGAGGATTGGTATTTGTGTATGTCGCGGTGATGTTCGTGTTGCACGGGTTAGGCACACTGGAGAGAGTGGTTGCTAAACCTGTTGATGGGTCTATTGCCGCACAACCAGCATTCGTTGAGTTCCAGCTACCGGTGCTAGGTAAGGATGACGTGGTTTGGTCGCTGTAGAACGCCAGCGCCGTAAACTGGCAACTGTTTCCGCGCGGGACATTGCTTGGCGTGCAAGTGGAAGGAGAGATAACGATGGAAGCCACAACTGCAGGAGTAACTGTCAACGTGACAACGTTGGAAGTAATGAGTCCGGAAATTGCTGTGATATCCGTCGTACCGGTTGCGTGGGTAGAGGCGATTCCACCGGTGGTACACAGGCTGGTGCAGCTTGCCGATGCACTGGTGATTCCGGCGACGCTGCCAGTCGCCGAGGACCATCTGACGTAGCTGGTGACATTCAAGCTACCCGCACCGAAAGTTCCCAGGGCAGAAAATGTCTGAAGGTCTCCTTTAGGTACAGAAGGCGGGGTTGCAGGTGGGGATAAAGGACTTATGCTGATGGCCGTCAACCCAACATTCAGATATGTGGCGCCGGTAACCGGACCGGTACCTGGATCAAACGTTGCCGTTACCTTGACGACTCCGGCCACAGTTCCCGTAGCCGTTCCGGTCGCATTGCCTGTGCTTATGATGGTGGCTTGCCCGCTTCCAGCCACATTGTTTACGACCCCCCAGGTCACCGGACTTGGAAAAGGCGGCGTCGTTCCATCGGAATAGTGCTGCGTGGCTGTATACGCCAGGGTCCCGGTGACGGTGACACTGGAATTGAAATTATTGATGCTAATGAACGAAAGTACCGCCGGTGCGGCAGTGAGCATCATAGTGAGCTGCGTAGGTGTGCCAATCCCTTTGATGGTTGCTGTTATGGTCACAGTGCCCGAGGGCTGGTGTGCAATGGCGAGTCCGTGAGAGCTTACGCTGATGGTTGTGGGGTCGCTCGAGGACCAGGCTACGCGTGAGCTGACGTCACGCACGTTGGTTGTTTGGGAGCTGTTCCGGAAAAAACTCTTCAAAACCGCCAGCTTAAGCGACTTACCGTTGGGGATAGGCTGAGGAGAGGCCGGGCTGAGGCTGAATCGCGCTGGTCCCACGGCCTTGCCTTGCGCCCAAGCGCCGTTCGTGCTCAATCCTATAAGAAGAATGCAGAGAACATTCCGCCAATCGCGCCAATGTTTAGTCTGTGACAAGAGCTGACCGCGCCTTTCCACACGGGGACAGGAGGTTTATGCACACTCAACTAAGGGGGACTTCGATATTATAAGCTAGTTTTATAAACCCGGATCCTAACTTTTTCACTCGGAAAAACTGCCACAGTTTGATCTATGTTGCCTACCTGCCGCAAGATAAAAATCTTTCTCCGCTCTATGCGTGCCGATTTGGTACATGACGGATGAGGAAGGAATAAACCATTTCCGATGGAGCGGAATCCATATTTTAGAGATGCGATCAAAACAAACCGGCCCGGGCAGTGGTGCCCAGGCCGGTTCGTTAGGTTTAGAGCACGTTTTTATTTCGGTTCTCTGGTAAGCGTCCAGCGCAGGCCAAACGAAACCGTCCGGTCGTAGAACTCGCGCTGAATGGGATAACGTCCGCTGCCTTGATAGAAGCCGAAAACTTCATTGTTCATATTCAGCAGTGAGACGATGGCCTGCGTGCCATGCCCCTTGGGAATCCAGTAGCTCATCTGGGCGTCAACCTGGGTGTGAGGATAGAGGTATGTATCCCCATTCGGCCCCCTGGGTCCGCCATCGGAGCCATCGGGAGCGAAGCTGCCGTAGCTGAAGATGTTGGCGTCGTTGTGGGTCACACCAATGCGTCCGGAGAAGCCCTTTTTGTCGTAGGTCAGATCGAAGTTGGCGTTGTTGGGCGCCTGGCGCAACAGTGCGGGACGATCTGTCCTGCCTGCCCCGGTGAGGTCGATGGGGAAGTTGGTTTGTGATTGGGTATAGCTGTAGTTGGTCCTTACACCAAGGCCATTCAACGGGCCGGGCAAGAACGAGAGATGCTGCTGCCATGAAAACTCGAAGCCGACGATATGTGCATGACCTCCGTTGATGGGCTGGGTTTGAAAGAAGCCGGTAAATTGCCCCGTGGTGAGAGTGGTTTTCACGGGAAAAATCGGATTCGTCAGATACTTGTAAAACACGCCGCCCGAGATTACGCCAAAGGGTTTGAGATAGTGCTCAATCTCAAGGTCGAAGTTCTGAGCATGCTCGGGCTTGAGGGCTGGATTACCAATCTGTACGGTACGATTGGCCGTGTTCGTGGCATCCGCGATGAGCTTGGGCGGCAGGTCGCCAAAGTTAGGCCGGGAGATCCCCATCCCATAGCCCGCGCGGACGATGGTGTTTTGATCCAAAGAGGACTGGATCTGTATGCTGGGCAGCACGTCAATGTAATCGTGAGTTCCAGGTACGGGCGTGATCACGGCGTCAAGGTTATTGTTAGAAAAGTCGCTCGGGAAAGATACGCTGCTGGCGAGAAACGATTCTGAAGTCCCTTCGATGCGCACACCAGCCTGAATGCGAATGTTTTCAAAGTTAATCGTATTCATGACATAACCGGCGTAGACGCGTTCGGTCTCGTTGAAGTCACCGCCTACATTGTTCGTGATGGTCCTCCTTTGATTGATTTGGAACTTGCTTAAAGCATTGCCGGGAAGATAGCCAGTGTTAAAGAAGTTCTGTATCTTGCTGAAATTGGTGGTTGGCCCGAATGTAGGGTAGCCCTGAAGGTAGTAATTGCGGTTGGTGAAGGTTCCGAGGGCATCACTCTCCAGCAAGCCCGGCACTGCGGTGGTATGGATGGCTTTGTAGAACACCTCATTGTTGAATTCAGATTTGCGGGCATCACGTACCTTGGCGCCGATCTCGAAGGAGCCATAGTGGGAACCGACACTGTATTGGCGGATCGCGTCGACAGATCCGATGATATCGCGCTCA
This window of the Terriglobales bacterium genome carries:
- a CDS encoding Ig-like domain-containing protein, whose product is MSQTKHWRDWRNVLCILLIGLSTNGAWAQGKAVGPARFSLSPASPQPIPNGKSLKLAVLKSFFRNSSQTTNVRDVSSRVAWSSSDPTTISVSSHGLAIAHQPSGTVTITATIKGIGTPTQLTMMLTAAPAVLSFISINNFNSSVTVTGTLAYTATQHYSDGTTPPFPSPVTWGVVNNVAGSGQATIISTGNATGTATGTVAGVVKVTATFDPGTGPVTGATYLNVGLTAISISPLSPPATPPSVPKGDLQTFSALGTFGAGSLNVTSYVRWSSATGSVAGITSASASCTSLCTTGGIASTHATGTTDITAISGLITSNVVTLTVTPAVVASIVISPSTCTPSNVPRGNSCQFTALAFYSDQTTSSLPSTGSWNSTNAGCAAIDPSTGLATTLSSVPNPCNTNITATYTNTNPPNNLVTSNLIVLTVTAHVLKSISVSPATPTQPKGTFQQFTVRAHYTDGTVTVPNSGAGSPVWASSNTSVATIGSTSGLASTTNSAIGTTNIGATYNGFQAFTVFTVTSAALNSITVTAVSPVPTNPPSSNTTIPIAGTQQFQAIGNYSDNTHPDITSFVNWSSTDATVATINDPNSPGEATGVTAGTVTITATDPTSGKAGSASPPLTVITVSSISVNPPSANISPGSQQQFSATANYGGTTQLLTAFGPAWSSNHVNVATVDQNGLATAVSGGSATITATLGSVSCPSGGGNCGALTVNPAVLQSITVSCDPNNPCTGSGEPLLSLGQTEQMVATGNYSDGSSQDLTQDTHLTWGSSSGSVATIDTTGFLTTKGLGSTNITAMCSSLCPGATSTVTGTLPLTVTF